The region ACGTCTGGGCCTTGGACGCCGACGGGGCGCTCGCGGGCGGGCTCGTCGGACACACCTGGACGACGTGGCTGCACGTGACGTACCTCTGGGTGGACGCGCCCCACCGCGGCGCGGGCCTCGGCGGCCGGCTCCTCGCCGAGGCCGAGCGCCTCGCCCACGAGGAGCGCGGCTGCCGCAACTCCCGCCTGGAAACCTGGGACTTCCAGGCCCCCGAGTTCTACAGGAAACACGGCTACGAGGTCGTATGCGTGATCCCCGACTACCCGCCGGGGATCA is a window of Streptomyces sp. NBC_00271 DNA encoding:
- a CDS encoding GNAT family N-acetyltransferase, with product MVSRMFRMETGDDKDRRDLLRRRLRDTNTQASPILRALRGTPAERELPLHVWALDADGALAGGLVGHTWTTWLHVTYLWVDAPHRGAGLGGRLLAEAERLAHEERGCRNSRLETWDFQAPEFYRKHGYEVVCVIPDYPPGITEYTLTKQLP